The following proteins are encoded in a genomic region of Populus trichocarpa isolate Nisqually-1 chromosome 13, P.trichocarpa_v4.1, whole genome shotgun sequence:
- the LOC127904186 gene encoding uncharacterized protein LOC127904186, translating into MAASLGREPSPMELFVETHVRSQDRQKGMQQFVDNRAQHFVDNRAQHFVETYNSRLRERYGYNPSTHPDFDPDLWMEVGSSGGPDKNRVYELSNITTENLRSGRSVSTVGSSPSVSSTQSKELIALKQQYQQLSTNYNELHHIVMEMRSKMGDDTCAGPFWSYDPGNNQPSPPAPPLF; encoded by the exons atg gctgcgtctcttggacgtgagccgagtccaatggagctgtttgtagagacgcatgtgcggagtcaagaccgccaaaaggggatGCAGCAGtttgtggacaaccgtgctcagcactttgtggacaaccgtgctcagcactttgtg gagacctataatagccggttgagggagagatatgggtacaatccttcgacccatccagatttcgatccagatttgtggatggaggtgggatcgtctggtggacccgataaaaatcgggtatACGAGCTCTCCAACATTACGACTGAAAACTTGCGTTCGggtcgtagtgtctcaaccgttgggagctctccatcagtatcgagcacccagtctaAGGAGCTCattgccttgaaacaacaatatcaacaactctcgacgaattataaTGAGCTCCATCatatagtcatggagatgagatcaaagatgggtgatgatactTGTGCAGGGCCTTTTTGGTCGTACgatcccgggaacaaccagccttctcctccagctccaccgctattctag